One stretch of Juglans microcarpa x Juglans regia isolate MS1-56 chromosome 3D, Jm3101_v1.0, whole genome shotgun sequence DNA includes these proteins:
- the LOC121255181 gene encoding phosphoglucomutase, cytoplasmic-like, whose product MFLSVRFFNVYSYRIVKGVRSDVSKVVHADEFEYKDPIDGSISEHQGIRYLFEDGSRLIFRLSGTGSEGATIRLYIEQYDQKDPSKINRDSQEALVPLVEVALKLSKI is encoded by the exons atgttCTTAAGTgtcag attttttaatgtttattcaTATAGGATTGTCAAAGGAGTGCGCTCAGATGTGTCAAAAGTTGTCCATGCTGATGAATTTGAATATAAAGATCCCATCGATGGCTCCATTTCAGAGCACCAGGGCATTCGATATTTATTTGAGGATGGATCCCGATTG ATTTTCCGCCTTTCAGGCACTGGCTCGGAGGGTGCAACAATTCGTCTATACATTGAGCAATATGATCAGAAGGATCCCTCAAAAATCAACCGAGATTCTCAAGAAGCACTTGTTCCGCTT GTTGAGGTTGCACTGAAGCTTTCCAAGATTTAG